attagaatttcaataatatcagggaaattcaaatgaataTCTTGTCCCAAAATGTATTCTTCACCATCGCGTATAGGTGTTTCAGTGACAATGTTTGGTTCGCCTTGATAGCTATCTGATTTTTCACTCATGTCCAAAGGCTCCTCACTCACCTGATTATTGTTTGACATAGTTGGAGTTGATGGATGGGTATGATTACTACCAGTCTCACTATTTGagctaataatattatcattcgATAATTTCGTAAATGCAAGCATTAAGgacttttttctttcagCAATTAGTGCACCATCTAACTTTCTAGACTGCGAATCTTGGTGGCTGGTATTATCGTCTGCTTCTTTAGAATTCAAAATGTTCTCctgaattaattgatcttttctaatagacctttttaatttataaattctattaacctctgttaataataaatttaaaagtgAATGTGTTACTGTTCTAACATCTTTGTGAGTATCACTTAAAAATGTGAAAAGCCCTCCTAGAAATGATggtaaaaatgatataagTTCTAAGCCAGGGGTGTTTAATAACACTCGAAGCCAATCCACTAAAAATACTCTAGTATCAGGATTTATTGCATATATTCTTTCTGTCAATAATGGAATAAATTTTGGTAAAGAAAATGCCAATTTATCACCTTGCTCATACTGTTCTTGATAAACATTCCCTGTTTGTAAATCAGTCTTTGTTGACGGTGGAAGAAGTTGTGGGTTATTATTAACGATGCTGATGTAATTTGAAGCCTTTTCTGCTACtatatcttttattaaCCTATCCAATAACTCTGCAGCACCTTTGACAGAACTTTCAGAATCAGCACTTATTCTACAAAGGACATCAAATACCtcattgaaatataataaaatttctcCTTTTGCTACTTTTGCAATATTATAAAGACTTTCACAGGCATAAAACCTTACTTGATCATTTTGATCACCAAAGCATGCCAGTACAGGTGGTAATATGTGGTTGAGGTATCTGCCTATATTATTCATTCCCAATGCAATAGAGGTAGCAGCCAAACCAATCAAGCCTGCGTTTCTTGCCATCGGCTGATGTAAAGCATATGCATAATCTCTGCAAAGTTCATCTATAATCTTATCGACTGGTTCCCAATTATTAGCATTTACATACTGTTTAAccaatttttctaattctagAGCCGTAGCCTTACgtttttcatatattttatcGCCCAAGCCCtttgtaattgatttatctttatttaatttcttccaTTTCACGATTCATGCGGAATTATGAACAGAGTTTACTGTtagtaataaattaatcaattattttataaaactCATTCTTCAGCACAAGTAACATACCCATTATTTTAGTTTATTATACCAAAACCTGTAATTCTTAAtctgaaaatatattatctttCTATATCTAATTGTATTAAtcttgttgttgtttttgtttattttttgatttgtaTGCAGATTACTTAATGcttatttttctataaacaaatatgaattataatttatgtTATTATCCAAAATAGTCCAGGAGGCGCTACAGATCTTTTACGAAAATAAGCTAAATGAAACagaaattagaagaatccccaaataaagaaaaacacaGAGAAACAACATAGATAAGTAAAATATTGTAACATAATAAATTTCcagaagataaaaaatatcaagGATAAACAATATCAAGAGGCatcttttcttttggaGGGAGAATACTAAAAAGGCAATAAAAGAGTTACGGTTTTTCAATCTATTTTTTCGTtatttgctttttttttttaatcttttaaaaaaattaaataaaaaatcattcAAACTATTAAATAAGTCACAATTCACATTGTCATGGTCCTTCAGTATTCATCAAAtgtcatattattattattgcagttaatattatatcatCAAGAGAGTCTATCACACCGTAATAAAAAACTGAGGTTACCTAACTTATTAGTTGATCCAATAATTGATGAAgcaattttaaatgaatttaaaaatcatACTTTAGTAAAAGTATATGCCCCAGAACTGTGTAAAATCCAATTACGAAGCTTAAGAATGCTAGTCAAAGAAATCTTTTCTGTTGgttttaatattgaagaaaatgaagataataTCAATGGTAATGTTAAACAAGAAAATGTTTCTTATTCTGATTCTAATCAAAAACAAGACACGATTATTAATGTTATCACACTTGCTAATTTCTATTATGATAAAAGAATAACGGAAATTGAAAAACGACTACCAGAAATTCGTGATGAAATGCAAGAGACTCTAagttaaaatttaaataactTCGAAagtttttcatttgaaaagtgaagaaaaaaaaataaaaataaaaagaacaaaaaagCAGTAGTCTACTAATGAAATGCTTAACACTTCTctatataaatatgaaagatcaaaaaaatacatacAGATTATGAACTGTAGCCTATTAAAAAATCCTGTAGGAGAAAGAATGATACCcaaaatgaaatgaaaaaaaatatcccCTGATgccaataaaaaaataaaatgtagTGATTAAACTGTGTCACATTGAGCTATGATTCTATCAAActcaataaaatttcttttattgcATTATCTACCGCTCTCTGTTTTGCAATTGCCGAATTTTCATTCTGATCTTTACTTTCGAGATTGCCATATCCAATCCCACACGATTCGATCTTCCATTCTTTATTCAGTTGTACTTGTACTCTTGCTTCAGCCAAAACTTGAGTTACAGAAGATGTATTCATTGAAGTGCAACCAAATGAATTGGAATCTGTTATAtgtaattctaatatttttatagaCCATTTGTCTTTACCAAAAGATTGATTagcaaattcaaataaacaTTTAATGGGTACCAGTTTAGCAAGATTATGCTTCCCGTAGCTACCACTgggaaatattttatttacgTAATCGTGTACCTTCCCCTTTAATATTCCTATTCTGACTTCAACATCTGTTACAGGTTCAGTAGCatcattataattaatattggaATTGTTAATGTGAAAATGTATGTCATTGGTCGTATTTGTAACACTACTATTGTTAGTGTCTCCATTTGCAGTGGAGGTTATTGGCATATAATGTTCATGAGACACAACTTTTTCTAAACCAGTAAAACTAGATATCATGAttggttattatttttgtaattttaatttaattatggtatgaattaattaacTGAAGAGTCAATATATGTAATTTTAACATTCTTctataaagaaaagaagtGAGTaatgattaataaaaaaccaAGTGTAGCTATATAGTAAGGTTACCTCGAGAAACTGAAAGGGATCATTCCTAAACCGAATAAGCATCTAGATGATgtcttaaataattaattggTTCTAAGCTACGTCAAGAATTGACTTTAATCTGGGGAACTAAATAGACGCTCAAATgggttaaaaaaaaaccacATGCAATTCTTTCCACATCTCAACTGTGGCTTTCGGAAACCCGtgattttttccaattgtaaaaattCCTGAAGATTGTTTTGTTAGTTCCAGCCGAGTCTTTTAATATGTTTGAGCCGAGATTTTTCTAAAGGTATAGAGAGacatttaattaaaattagcGTCAGTAAAGAATGGGAATATTAGTAGGagtcaataatttttttatcttttttatatataaatgtaGCTGTGTCTGGGCCTGCTAGTTTGGCACATCggtatatataatatgTGTTATAAATCTATTTTCATATGTATTAATGTCCTTATGCAAATGCTGTGATAGTGTATATGAATCTTAATCAAATTTCAAACTACCATCCATATCATACATGGTACGAGATCTAATGTATGGATCTAATTCTCCGAATACTTTACACAATTTATTGGCGACTTCTTTCTTCTCCATCGCATATCTTTGAGAAGTTTCATGATCTGGGGATTCGATCCAATTCTTAGTTGCCTCTATGAATTCATTAATGATATCTTTCCTCTTTTGCTGTAATTCAGCTTTCTTTTTGGTATCTTTCAATTTGATATCTGCACTTGCAGGAACTTGTTTATAATGATCTAgatcaaatttatttttaccacCCAAGTACGTAGGTATTACTGAAGGGTCAATATATTGAGAAAGATCTTTGAAATCCTTGGTAAATGAAATCTTTGCTGCTACGTTTGGATCTAGccattttttaataacgTTCCAAACAGGAGTGAAGATCCATGGGGCCTTGTGAATGAATAAATGACCCAAACATTCGGGATAATGAGCTTCAAAACAAGtggtaataaatttaacaGCAAAATAATCCATATTTGATGTTGAAAAGCCTGTCAAATCGAATATAACTGTCGCTGTGTCAACTGGGtctttcaaaaataatcttGCCAGTTCAATAGTCAGTAAACAATATTGTTTAACTTCCAGTTCATTTTGATCACTAGCTTTATGCAATTTTGCTCTTACTAATACAATTGGTCTTCCCTCTTTATCACCACCAGCTAAAACTGTAGTTTTCatcaattcaatatttttaattaaaccCTTTTGGCCCGTAATATATGCATGTCTTTCACCATTTAAAATAACTTTATCTGGAGTAACTTCATCAGTTGTTCTCCATTTAATTGTCTTTGCTAACATATACATTGATTTATCTAAATCGAATTTTCTTGCTCTAACAAATCTTAAGATTAAATTATCAGGATTATCTGTTCTAATCATATGCCAGAAATCAATCTTGGAATCCTTTGGATCCAATTCTTTGAATGCAGGATGGATCAATTCATCCACAATAGCTGGACCAGTAGGGATTTTAATACCTTTGTACATATTGAGTTTATTGGTGTCCTCTTTATTCTTCTCGGCGCTT
This genomic stretch from Henningerozyma blattae CBS 6284 chromosome 1, complete genome harbors:
- the TBLA0A08100 gene encoding uncharacterized protein (similar to Saccharomyces cerevisiae RAD59 (YDL059C); ancestral locus Anc_4.239); translated protein: MPITSTANGDTNNSSVTNTTNDIHFHINNSNINYNDATEPVTDVEVRIGILKGKVHDYVNKIFPSGSYGKHNLAKLVPIKCLFEFANQSFGKDKWSIKILELHITDSNSFGCTSMNTSSVTQVLAEARVQVQLNKEWKIESCGIGYGNLESKDQNENSAIAKQRAVDNAIKEILLSLIES
- the SWC7 gene encoding Swc7p (similar to Saccharomyces cerevisiae SWC7 (YLR385C); ancestral locus Anc_4.241), which produces MVLQYSSNVILLLLQLILYHQESLSHRNKKLRLPNLLVDPIIDEAILNEFKNHTLVKVYAPELCKIQLRSLRMLVKEIFSVGFNIEENEDNINGNVKQENVSYSDSNQKQDTIINVITLANFYYDKRITEIEKRLPEIRDEMQETLS